From the Syngnathoides biaculeatus isolate LvHL_M chromosome 10, ASM1980259v1, whole genome shotgun sequence genome, one window contains:
- the lyar gene encoding cell growth-regulating nucleolar protein, translating into MVFFTCNACGESLKKAQVDKHVTMCRSCQVLSCIDCGKDFWGDDYKNHIKCVSEDQKYGGKGYEAKANKGDVKQHQWIQKVHEAMNKPGVSVKLKAVLQQVSAYDNVPRKKSKFENWMRNSLRITNSSLLEEVWGILNAPTDITPDVPKMKKPVQKTQTEVEVVSNTKETQNGHSDIKKKKLKTPECKEGHQQANGKPEKISKKAKLAVAEEERVTKKKKDRKRSRVCEDSENGTQDGAVEKMSSKKVKIDQTAEVVVSEWSEDLELAKGNFKWKETIKAVLRNSPGQQLPVKKLRKKVLAAYFSVAGDGNLKTKEEVLAIFNKKIKHNPKFRVLKDNVSLVN; encoded by the exons ATGGTGTTCTTCACATGCAATGCTTGTGGCGAATCCCTGAAAAAAGCCCAGGTGGATAAACACGTGACAATGTGCCGGAGTTGCCAAGTTCTGTCTTGCATTGACTGTGGAAAAGATTTTTG GggtgatgactacaaaaatcaCATCAAATGCGTCAGCGAAGACCAGAAGTATGGGGGTAAAGGCTATGAGGCCAAAGCAAACAAAGGAGATGTGAAACAGCATCAATGGATCCAG AAAGTCCATGAAGCCATGAATAAACCTGGAGTTAGTGTGAAGCTGAAAGCTGTCCTCCAGCAAGTCAGCGCATACGACAATGtcccaagaaaaaaatcaaaatttgag AATTGGATGAGGAACAGTCTAAGGATTACCAACTCAAGTCTACTAGAAGAGGTGTGGGGTATCCTGAATGCACCTACTGACATT ACCCCTGATGTACCCAAGATGAAAAAACCAGTGCAAAAGACACAAACTGAAGTTGAAGTGGTTAGTAATACTAAAGAGACACAAAATGGCCATTCAgacataaagaaaaagaaacttaaAACACCAGAGTGTAAAGAAGGCCACCAGCAGGCAAATGGAAAACCTGAGAAAATATCAAAAAAGGCAAAGCTGGCAGTAGCCGAGGAAGAGCGGGTGACTAAGAAGAAAAAGGATAGAAAGAGATCACGGGTTTGTGAAGACAGTGAAAATGGGACCCAAGATGGTGCTGTTGAGAAAATGTCCAGCAAAAAGGTGAAAA TTGACCAAACAGCAGAGGTTGTTGTCTCTGAGTGGAGTGAGGATCTAGAGCTTGCCAAAG GGAATTTCAAATGGAAAGAAACTATCAAGGCAGTATTGAGAAATTCACCTGGCCAGCAATTACCAGTGAAGAAACTTAGGAAGAAG GTTCTGGCTGCCTACTTCTCAGTCGCTGGTGATGGGAATTTAAAGACAAAGGAGGAGGTCCTTGCAATTTTCAATAAGAAGATTAAACACAATCCCAAATTTAGAGTTTTGAAGGACAATGTTAGCCTTGTAAATTAA